GCCACTTGCATCCACTCTTGTTTCTGCTCGCAAAACTTCACCAAGGCGGCCATCATACATAAGCCCAAATATATTTACATCGTAGGAAAAGATGTTGCCATATTGCCCTCGTATCCCAATGTCAGTAGTAAAACCACTTTCGTCAGTAATATCCGGATCAACCTGGAAGGTGGGATTTACAATTCGTATATCGTTAAATGTAACTGACCGATAGTTTTGTGAAAAATTAGCGTAGAGTTCAAGATTAGATTCGGTATAGTAGCTGAGACCTGCTCCCAAAAGTAAGAGATTGCGATCGAAACTGCGGTCGTCATTAAATGTTTCATTTAAAATCGGATTACCAGCCAAATCAAAATTTATCCTTTTGAAAGAGCCAAGACTTTCTGTTTTGATATATTCAAATCGAAACCCGGGAGTAACTGATAAGTTATCATTCAGGTAGAAAATATTTTCGCCAAAAAAAGCAAGGTTACGATTTGGAAAAGTAAAATCTGACTGATTCGGGTAGTTAGGGAATGTGTCTTCAGCAAGACTAAAGTCTGAATTTGCGTTTGCAGATCCGGGCCCCTGAACTGAAGTATTATCTGAATTGTAATACTTGCTGCCCAGCAGCATTACATTGTTTTTATCACCAATAGAATACCGGTGAAGAAAACGGATTTCGGTGGCCCAGTTGTTAAAATTTCCAACAATCAGATCTCTTGGGGCATCCAAATCATCCTGCTGAGAAACTCTGTTGGTGCGGAATCCAACGCTTTTTCTGGATGCATCAAGTCCATAGGCCAGTAACGATAATCTTGTTTTATTTGAAAAACGATGTTCAAGTTTAGCTGATGCCAGTTTCCAATTCACTTCAAACCAGTTGCGGGTACGATTGCTAAACGTTGGATCACTATAAAATTGAGCGTCGGTAAGGCCCCCGGGTTGCTGTGCTAAATAGTAGAGGTAAGTAAAATCTGCTGAAATTGTGGTATTGTTGCTCAAGCGATAATCGGTGTAGAAGTATACATTATCTGATTTGAAAGAGGAGTTAGGACGGAAACTGTCGCCTTCTTTCCGATTGTAATATGCGTAGTACCCAAGATTTCCTACTGTGCCGCTTACGCTGTTATGTGACGTAAATAGACTGTTTGATCCTACAGTATTTCTTGTTGTAAATTCAAACGCTTTACTTCGGTTTGGTTTTTTCAATTTAAAATTTACGAGTCCGCCAAACTGTGTGCCAAATTGTAATGAAGCGGCTCCTCGAATAACCTGTATTTCCCTAAGTGCCTCAGCGGGGGGAGTATAGTAACTTTCGGGGTAACCCAGTACATCAGCACTGATGTCATATCCATTTTGACGGGTATTAAAATTTGAAGAGCGATTGGGATCCAGCCCGCGCCCGCCGATATTCAACTGAAGTCCTGCATCATTGGAGTCGAATATATTTAAACCGGATATTTGGCTGTAAATTTGCCGAGCATTATTGGATGAGGTGTTAACCGTCATTTGATCTAAGGAGATGACCTCATTTTTTTTACCGGCAAATATTGATGTCCCCTCAACCTGTCGAAGTCGCTGAATAGAAAATAGCTGGTCTCTCTGTTCAATTATGGCCACCTCGGTCATTTCACGATTTAGTGACTCCATCTCTACATTTGCTGTAATGCTTCTGTCATCAATAGTAAATGAGCGATTTACAATTTCGTAACCAAGTGCATAAAAAATCAGGTTGTACGTTCCCTTTTCGAGACCGGTAATTTTGAACTGCCCGTCCTTGTCCGATAAATAGACTTTACCGGCTTCATTATCGAAAATTTGTACATCTTCAATA
This is a stretch of genomic DNA from Rhodohalobacter barkolensis. It encodes these proteins:
- a CDS encoding TonB-dependent receptor domain-containing protein — encoded protein: MSQHQLSGTVTQLESGEPIEDVQIFDNEAGKVYLSDKDGQFKITGLEKGTYNLIFYALGYEIVNRSFTIDDRSITANVEMESLNREMTEVAIIEQRDQLFSIQRLRQVEGTSIFAGKKNEVISLDQMTVNTSSNNARQIYSQISGLNIFDSNDAGLQLNIGGRGLDPNRSSNFNTRQNGYDISADVLGYPESYYTPPAEALREIQVIRGAASLQFGTQFGGLVNFKLKKPNRSKAFEFTTRNTVGSNSLFTSHNSVSGTVGNLGYYAYYNRKEGDSFRPNSSFKSDNVYFYTDYRLSNNTTISADFTYLYYLAQQPGGLTDAQFYSDPTFSNRTRNWFEVNWKLASAKLEHRFSNKTRLSLLAYGLDASRKSVGFRTNRVSQQDDLDAPRDLIVGNFNNWATEIRFLHRYSIGDKNNVMLLGSKYYNSDNTSVQGPGSANANSDFSLAEDTFPNYPNQSDFTFPNRNLAFFGENIFYLNDNLSVTPGFRFEYIKTESLGSFKRINFDLAGNPILNETFNDDRSFDRNLLLLGAGLSYYTESNLELYANFSQNYRSVTFNDIRIVNPTFQVDPDITDESGFTTDIGIRGQYGNIFSYDVNIFGLMYDGRLGEVLRAETRVDASGESVETGRVVRFRGNIGRAFMYGLESVAELNVLTLFGNNSSSSRLNIFANTAITQSDYLDSEISGVEGNNVEFVPLINLKTGLSFGYRNLLGSLQYTFVSDQFTDASNAEQNVNDNQSGIKGEIPAYDIMDLSLSWSYSYFTLEAGINNVLDANYFTRRATGYPGPGIIPSPSRTFYGTLQIKI